A window of Nicotiana sylvestris chromosome 8, ASM39365v2, whole genome shotgun sequence genomic DNA:
TTGCTCTTGAGTTGTTGTTTGCCTTGTAGATGTATCAACAGATATACAATATTCAATCCAAAAATTCTAGGTGATTTTTTATATCAGTTTAAACTTTGGTAGACAGAATTACCCGATACCTTTATATTGGTGAAAAATAGCAGGTACTCGATAAAATAGTCTACTTGTCGAACTGTGGCACAAATAGGCTGAACACCACCTTTGTCAAAGAAGATTTATTGAATCATATCAAGAATGCTATCTGGATTTTGATTTCCTCCCACCTTAGAATGAAGACATTTCTTAGAAATGAAGCTCAATTTAAAAAGGGGTTGTTATATAAATAGCCGGTCAAATTTCCTATTTACCTTTTCTAGCCGGTATATATAGGTTATACATAGTTATACACATATTACacatgaattatacatatatacatcCGCGAGCTATGTTTAATTTAAAAATTTAGGTGGGCGACTATTTCGGTTAATTCTTCCTTTAAAAATGGCATTTGAGCATCAGACACCGTAGTGTCTTAATTACAAAGTGAGCAAAAGAAGAATGGTTTCTTTGACATTAATTATGATTATCCAATATAGGAAATTATCTATTTGTCAAGACTTGTAAACTTGAGAAACTTGGCTGATTGAATGAATTGCTTATATTGTGATTGTAAGGCAAGAAGGGCTCTAAAAGCATTAAAAGGTCTAGTAAAGTTGCAAGCTTTAGTGAGAGGTCACAATGTTCGGAAACAAGCGAATATGACTCTCAGATGTATGCAAGCTCTTGTTAGAGTTCAAGCGCGAGTACTTGACCAGCGGTTTAGGCAATCTCAAGAAGGAAGTAGAAAATCAACATTTAGTGACACCAGTAGCATGTGGAATTCACAGTATCTTCAAGATATCACAGATAGAAAATCAATGGTAAGTCAATATCTTGATGTATTGTTAATTTTCTTACCTATGGTACTGCTAGGAGTTTCTTTCCAAGACTACTATTTTGATGCAGGTTGAATTTGGTTTTGTTCTCGAAATAAATTTAGAGAATAATCTTGGAGGTAAATTTTGTTTTGAGTTTGATGTTCTCTCTGAGCAAGGGAGAATTGGATTTGAAATTGATTTTGGAAAGGAAAAAGATTCTTCATGGTTTTAGATTTCCGAAAGCAACAATTTATCACCTTGTTTCTGTCCAATTCTTGGTTTTAGTTTTTGAAAAAGTCTCTGTGTGACCTACAGGTTCGAGCCGTAAAAACAGGCAATAATGCTTGTATTAGGGTAGGTTACCTACATTACACCCCTTGTGATGTGGGCCTTCCCCGAAACCTGTGTGAACGCTGGATGCCTTGTGTTGAAAATTTTTTAAATCAAAATCTGCATTTGGTGGTATTTGGACTTGATTTTGGGAATGCTTTTGTAAGAAAGTGTGCTGTAAGATTTGAGTTTCCAAAACCAACCAATTTTGGATGGCATGTTGGTTTTGGGATTGGTTTTAACACCAAACATGCATTGTTCTAGGCCTAAGAGACTGATTTTAGTACCAAATAGGCAGTGATAGTAGATATCTTTCGTCTAACTCATCAGCATAATTTGTGTATGCCAGTCAAGGGATGGAAGCAGCATTCCAGATGATTGGGATGAAAGGCCACACACTATTGAAGAGGTAAAAGCAATGTTACGAAAGAGAAAAGAAGCTGCTTTGAAACGCGAAAGGACCTTATCCGACGCCTTCTCTCAACAGGTTCTCTATATCCATGTTGGTTATTTTCATGTTTCCAAAACTTTCTTGGTGTAAGCTTCTTTTGCCAATCCTTTCTATTTTTTGCATGACAGACACGGAGAGCAGGAAGAAATTCCTCGATAGGAAGTGAAAGTGATTTTGGAGAAAAGCATCAATGGATGGACCGGTGGATGGCTGCGAAACCATGGGACAACAGCAGGGGAAGAGCATCAACTGATCAAAGTATTGACCCTGTTAAAACTGTTGAAATGGATACGTCGCAACCTTATTCATATTTAGCTCCTAATTTAAGAAGATCAGATGAACgacaacaacatcaacaacacCAACGACCAAGTTCACCCCTTCATATATCCTACCAAAATCAATCTTTTCAATTCCCTGTTACACCTTCTCCATCCAAAACACGACCTATTCAAGTCCGTTCTGCAAGTCCTCGATGTCCAAGAGACGACAGAAGTAATAACGGAGCTCAAACTCCAAGCCTGAAGCCTAATAGTAACTACTCATTCAATGGTATCTCACACCAACGTAATAGACCAACTCCCGGTGCTGCACCAATTCCCAACTATATGGCTGCTACCGAGTCTGCCTTGGCAAGAATCCGTTCACAAAGCGCCCCACGACAGAGGCCTTCAACCCCGGAGAGGGATCGAGCAGGGTCAGCTAAGAAACGGCTTTCTTTCCCTGTCCCTGACCGTTATGGCAATATTCCTATAGGTTATGGAGCAGGGTATGAACATAGTCTGAGGAGTCCAAGCTTTAAGAGCCTTAATGGAGTACATTTCGTATATGAACAACAATCTAACTATTCTTCTTGTTGCACGGAGAGTCTTGGTGGCGAGATCTCTCCTTCATCAACAAGCGATTTGAGGAGGTATTTGAGGTAACCTAAGGGCAATAATAAGGTGATCAATGTACATGTTAATGCAACTTATCATCCTGAAGCATAGTTGGACTATTAGAAACCActtttcttgtttcctttgttatatTTAGCTTTGTTTGGAGTCtcgttttcttttaaccattgcACCTTTCTTGTTATGAAGGGaaccttggagcaacggtaaagttgtccgTGTGACATATAGGTCACGGGTTCTAGCCGTGGAATCAGCCAGCCACTGATGCTTGCATCACGATAGACTGCCTACATTACACCCCTTGGTatgcggcccttccccggaccctatGTGAATGCAGGATGCTTCGTGTACCGGGCTACCACCTTCTTTGTTCTGACTTCTAATGTATTTGAACCCATTGATGTGCTAGTCAAGACTATTGTAACTAGTTGTTGAAGCATTGTTTAGTGAAATAACACTTGTCTTACCATTAGAAATAACATTGATGTGATCATACTTACATGTGTTTTTTTCAAACTTGTAATATCTCACAAGTGCAGACAGCTACTACATTGATTTTCAGTTGAAGTTAAAATAGTTATAGTACTTTTCTATTGTCGGCACATCCACCTATTCATTTCTGCTTTCCCTCTATTAATAAATAAATCTGTACAGGTTCATTTCCTCTTGAAATTTCTCCAAATTGATGTAGAGCATAGCCCCACCTATTTAACAAAGAATTATAGAGGGGAAAGTGGAGGACCCCCACCCTATAATAACACCAGTTTGGGGGCCCTGTATCTATTATTTCTCGGCAAGAAAGATTTGACTTGCAATGATTATAACTCCGTCTTGTTCATTTTAGGTATGTATTTAAGTAAGGGTTTGGACAGAAAAATTATGattcttgaaaaaaaaattaggttttggagttaagttgaaaataaagtatttgaaatttgaaattttgtttAGACATGCAATTTACTTAAAAAATTGTTGCAGTTTTGTGACGGGAGATGAAATTTTACATGAAAATTCATcttcaaaataaatttaaaaaattcagTGCAATGTATAACCAAATATAGTTTTTATACTATCATTATCATCTGTTGTTCAATCGATGATAGCAATTTAGTTATCATTTTTTCTTGGTTATCAATTGATGCTTATAAATATTTGCATATAATTAATCTATAGGTAATGTGATTAATTAAATATATTTTGCATGCATCAAACTTAAACTCCTTAGGTATATAGAACATTAATCAAATTTAACAGAAAATGCTCTCTCCATCTTTGTCCCTCCCTATAATTACTATTCCATCCCATCCTAAAAAGGTTTATAGGAAGTGCAGCAAAATTGAAATAATTACGAATAATTTCCTTGTACCCCTTAGTCACGAGCCCACTACAAAGCCTACTTAAAAGTAATTCTCCAGTTATTGCATTGTTGGTCATGGTCACAACTCCATAATAATAGTCGTCATAACTTCAATGATGGTCGGCATAGCAATCTTTATAATCAAGACTAAAATTCATTTTGTTGCAGACCTAAAATAAGTAACTAACTTATCCTTTCTGGAAAAAGTTTAGGCTTTTAGATTAGACTATTCAGTCCAGTCAACATGGGTATATTGGTATTAGATTAGTTATAGATCCTGAATTTGAGTTTTATCACCACTAATCAACAAGATTTACTTTTACATACTTTCTCAATAAACTAATTATGTTCGGACTTGCAGGTGTATGTTGctaggggtgttcaaaaccgaaccgaaatcGAAAACCGAACCGTAAAAATGGCgtaatggcttattggtatcgggttatCGGCTTAACGGATGGGGAACAgattgaaatttttttattaacGACTTATCGATTTGggggcggattattcaattttcttaacggataatccgtTAATTAACCCgttaataatatatatatgtacacacacacacacacatatatatatatatatatatatatatatatatatatatatatatatattatccatatgtatattaaataataataattccTTCCACACTTCCACTTCCATCAATGACTAATGACGTCTGGACCAGTATAATATTACTCTATTCAACTTTAGAAACCCTAACAAACAGATGTCAGATCTCAATTCTCATGagcaacaacaagtcacaactcaTAACCTAGCCGCCAGCCCTCTCGACCTCGAGGCTGGCCTGAGCCTCTCCCTCTCGCCTTTCCCTCTCGCCATAGCTAGAGCAGGCAGCAACGGATGGTAAGTTTAGTATTCATATTCAAGCTAAAAAGCAATGAAAATCTGCACATCTTTATGAATAACCTAAACAAAAAAAGGTTAACATGaaggtttttttttaaaaaaaaaagtaaaataaatgaagaatagTGCAATCTGAAATGAATGCAAATCTTAGGAATTACTGGAAGCTCACTCCTCCAACTCCCAGTTTACATTTTAAAGTGCAATAAGTAGTACCTACTATATTCTTAACCTGTCATCGCTTGACAGATGTAATTGCCATGTTTGGAAGTGATGAAGTACTGTTGGCTTTTTGCTGGTATGTACAACTGTAACAATGTAACATGAAGGACTAAAATAGTCCTCTGTAATACAGAGTGAACTAGGCCGATAACCGCCCGATAATAGCTAAATCGATACTAATCCGCCATatatcttatcgggtggctagcGGATTAATATATTTAAAAGCCGATAACTGATAAGCCGAACCGTTGAGAGTAAATAACCGCCCGATAAATAGCCCTATATGTTGCACAtctaaaataagtaaataaaagcGTCTCATATTTAGAATTTCAAGGTACGTATTAGATGAGGTGGTACATAATTGGAAATCTTACGGAAATGTCACAAATAAGTCCTAATTTATCAACTTCTAGCTATTAATCATAGACTTATCAAAATTAGCTAAGCACATACAAAAATTTAAAACCTCTCCtttcatatttttaagcgtgatcatCAATATTAGATGCAAgaggaaaaaaatataaaaatctaagcaaaaagtGACTTTTTTCAATGGGTacagttgaaattcattgaaagtGCATAGATGCGTCAATATACAacatttgaggaagattggagttgatttgaactgatttggtatcaaagttcttagttaaaatcgagttcaaaaaatctTTTGCGACACACGTATTAAACATGTATCACACATATGTTTCACACACAGGTAATATATGGATATGCATGTGATACAAATTTGAtgcaaatatgatacatatgtgatgcATAAATAATACACATATCATCTTTTTTCATGTTATCTTCTACTTCGAAATTTTAATTCAAACCACTTCAAAACTCTACCGAATCATccaaaaaactgaaatttaagCTCTTTAAGATATATCCAATCTATTTCAACTACAcccactcaaaaaaaaaaaaagcaaaaatttgatattttgttgctacaaatagctaattagCTAATATTGGTAATATTTGATGAATTGACTAGTTTTTGTACTAACTTATGGACTGACATAACTGATAATTTCCCTGCACAATTCTAACATATTTTATATCCAACCCTTTAAAATTTGATATGCAAGTCCTTATAGGTTATCTATCTCGGTTCCTTCCCCTTCCCTTCCTTTCTCTACAAATCTTTTGGCATTCTCCTTCTCCAATTAATTCTTTATTTCCAATCTTGTAGAACTCAATCACAATACTTGTAtgattttttatacaattatattatattataaacTTATTTACTTCTACTAGAGAAGTTTTAGCGTAATTATAATTTGATTTACGATTTATcaattatatataaattaattATAAATAAGGATCCCTTAATATTAGACATTTAATAGGGAATAATTGATACACACGTATCTCTTTTTTcgtctctctctttctctctgttatttttcttcttcattttctctatttctcttctctttttcatcttctttctcttttcttctttaggGAATTCAATAATGGATTTTCCATCACTTTTTGTCACCAGTGGATCGCCCGTTGACTTTCCACCATTGATAACCACTAAAAAGAATTTAAgctttaattttgaatttgggtttccaaaattattatttatatGAATTAAGTGTTATTGCAAACGATTGGCAATGTCTTTTGGAGTTTACATCTTAAAATTTAAGGGTGTACGGCGAAGATTAGAGTTAATTTTGGTTGAATTTTCaaattgtatttttaaatttatattaaAGTTATatgaaaattgtatttaagttatatGTTATTTTAGTTGCGTTACTTGTGTAtgaatattgtatgaaagttaTAAATAAATTGTACAGAAGTTGCATACTATATGAATAGTTAAATAAAATTAATATTGAATTTATAAATACTCTCTTTTATATAAAGTTGTGTGTATACATATTAAAATTGTTATATtatagttgtatgaaatttatatgaaaattgtaCTTTAGTTGTAATAGTATTTTCTTGTGCGAGTATCGTATGAAAGTTGTATATATGTATCAAGTTATATCAAAATTCTATTATAGTTATACTAAAATTACATTTAAGTTGTATGCAAGTTAATCTTGTTGCACTATTAGTTGAACTCCTCAAGTAGAAATTATTTACCTGTACTGCTTCTGGCACATAGCTGCCAATACCTTTCATTTCTAGTCAACATTCTGTAAAATTTAAAggctttaatttttatttttttggtaaaTAAAGACTTTATTACCAAGTAAAATATGTACAGctcaacaaaaaaagaaaaaaaaaacgctCAATAGAGGAAAATGAACACCAATTGCATTTTCCTGTACATCATCCATTCCCCTCTTACAATGCCCACCTACATACTCAAGGATAAAAATTAAGGTGCTGCAGCGTCCTTGCCATAGTTGCCTCCTTGCTTGCTCTATAGAAGATGTCCTGAACTATCATCTTGGTGATTTTTGTTGTACTTCTTTGTGTTTGCCTAAACACCCTTTGATTCTTCTCCATCCAAACATGATATAAAGTTCCGGCCAACACCATTCTgtagatttttgacttaggatTCTTGCCATTATAGTGCATTACAGGTAGGGGTGAGTGTTCGGTACTTCGGTTTGGTATTTGAGAACTTCAGAGTATTTCGGTATTcagtttatcaattgtgtatatcAAATACCGTACTAAAGTAGTTTGGTACGGTACgatatttcttattttggttcggtatggTTTCGGTACGATTTCGGTTTGATACATTAACGAAATCATGTCTTTTTAAAGGAATATCAATTATCATAATGTACACATTGACGATTAACACACGTTCAGGCTCGACCAAAAAAAATATTGAAGAACGAGCACCAACACTTACCAATTGCAGCAACAACTAAGGAGCATCAATTATTCTTATTTCTAACTTGACAATTGGAGCAGCAactagcagcagcaacaactgtttaaccaaaaaatagaaatttcggtcaaagcttatttTAAGAAGTACTCGagctactgataatcaaatacaagaatatttttgtaaaagaaaattAGAATGGAAAATAGCAAAGCAATCGATATAAAGCAAAGTAAACTAGTATATTTCAATAGTAATCATCGTGTCCATACATATATCATTTCtcttccttttatagctatttctaagtacaACGTCTCTTTCCTCTCATAATCGAGTCATTATGAGCATTTAATGACATTAATAAAACGTTATAATTGGTAATTGTAACTATTTCGTGAAGATTCTAGAACGTTTCCAATCATTCATGTTGATTAATTGAAGATTTAGCGAATCTGTACTTTTTGTTGTCTTGGTTCATTCCACCGGTGCCTCTTCAAATTATAAAGAGACCTGAGCAACCGTTCCTTCTTGTCTTCTAGACACTTTGCTCGTACCTATTAAGACTCGCGTCTCTTTAAGTACGCTTCGCCAGCTGTCACTCTTCTAATAATCCACGTGTCTTGCCATGTCAgccacataattaattccaaGTGTACTATTGATTTTTTCCAatatagatagtccccccacttgctaATTATTaagcaattgaatatttgggaagtggatctcattAAAATGGGAATTTTTGTTGCCGTTTCCCATATATCATTATACCTTCTTCTGAACTGACACATCgtatgtcacttccatttaatgcataTGACACATGGTGGCCAACGATTGGTTCTGCAATTCTTCAGTGGATTCTAAGGTTTTTACGGCTGCATCAATCACGAAGTGACAGTTTTCATAATGACGTTTCTATCATTACCTTTTTGCATGACGGTTGCTTCCGAGTAtaaatatatcctttgtcttttCTCTTACGAAAAAGTTTTCCATAACTTGCTTGTTCAATTTATTCTACTCCTTCATACAACTATGTCTTCTCCAAACCCTGATCCTCAAAAAGTTCTTATTGTAGATGAACTCCCACTCGCTCCTACCAGAGGTAGGAGAGGTGGTAGATTGCATTGTTTGGGGCCAGTTTCTGTACGAGGTTCTTCTTTTCAACCTAGTTCTATTCCTCCACCATCTTCTAAAACTAGGGCTTCTTTTTCACATAGGTCTTCCGCTAAAAATAGGGATTCCAGCGAGCCAATTCGTGAACCTACGGTCGATGAGATTATCCCTGCTGAACTTTCTTTTTTTTCCGATAGAGAATCGATTAGGAATCAAGTCAGCTCTATGACTTTTCATGATCGTACTGATGTTTACCCTTCCCAGATTACTGAGGGTTTAATTTCTGTTGTTCGTAGAAATTGTCATTGGAAATATGATTTTCCAATTCTGGTCCCCAATGAAAACCAAAGGATCACTTCTTTTAAGGCTGGCTTTTCTTTTATGTATACGTATCCCTTCACATTAGGTTTTAGGCCTCCTATTGACCCAGTCATATTGAATTTTTCCGTTTCTTCAATGTGTGTTTAGGACAGATCGGCTCATTGTATGGAGGGTTGTAGCATGCCTTAGGTATTTGGCTAACTTGGCTCAATTACCATTCACCTTTTATCATTTAATCCATCTCTACTCTCACAAATTATTCCGTCATGGGGTTTTTACTCTCGTGGCAAGGAGGAAGAAAGTTTTGGTCAGCCCTGAGGATGATAAAGATCGTGGCTGGTACGCCTGATTTGTTGCTGCTCCTACAAATGGGTTAGTAGGTGAAGAGAATAtgcccttccctgagaagtggaactttgcacgtaagtttcccTTTCAATTCTTTTTTTTGTATAGAGCCTGTACTTTCTCATAACTGTTTTACTTTTCCTTTTCAGCAACCATGGAAACCGTTGAGGAGATTTACggtttccgtggttgggtagaaatTTTTTTAACAATTTCTCCCATGGATGTAAGGTCTTGAAAGCATCTTTCGAATAGATTTGGTTGGAAGGTTAAGACTCACGGTAACTTTCTCTTcctctttctccttttctttgttcTTACTCTAGAACTTATTaacccttctttttatcagggttTTCCATTCGGGGTGTGAGTGCTGATTTAATCGCGGCTTCAAGGCTCTCTCTAGCAAGAGCTCAGGAAATAATCTTGAGTTCTTCGTCGAAAAAAAAGCCGATAGACCGCAGGATTCTGAAATTGGTTCTTCTAGTGGAAGCAGGATGATGAAACAAGTTACCATTGAGATTCCTGTCGATGGTAACCTTTTGGAGAAGTCAGGCCAGGCTGACGTGTGGATAAAACCTCAGATAGGCTCGGTGGAGAAGTCAAAACTGGAAAGTCATAGCTCTCTAACTTGGATGAACGATATCGTCCAGTCATCCTTGAAGGTATAAACTCCTTCTTTTTATCTTATGTGATTCTCCTTTCGTTAAGATCTCAGCCTTTTTTTATGTAGATTAATCTCATTGGTAcagagatgatgaaaagggttgtCCATACGGAGCAGTTAATGCATGACTATCACACTGAAGCAGATAATTGGAAAGAGCAGTACGAAAGCCTTCAACTTGAGATGGAAGTTTTAGAGGGAAATAAATGTACCTTGGAGAAGCAAATAAAGGTTATGGCAGCAGAGCTAGCAGTTGAGAAAGCCTCTTGCAATTAAGCGGGCAAGGACAAGAACCCCCTTGAGTCTTCTTTTGCTGAAAAGCTTTCTGAGGCCACCAAAAAGATCAGAGGTCTGAAGGCCCTATTGAGTGAAAAAGAAGTTTATGCCGGTGAGCTTGTTCAAACGCTCACCCAAGCTCAAGAAGATCTCTGAGTGTCTTTCGATAGGGTTCAGTTTTTGGAGAGTTTATTTGTTCCCTTGAAGGCTTCTTATGATGTTGCCTTAGCTGAGAAGGAAGAGCTTAGGAATGAGATTGAATATTGGGAGAGAGATTACGAAGCTCTTGAGGACAAGGCTACTATTGAAGTAAGTTGGGCTTTTTTGAATGCACGCCATGATACTCTTATGGAGGCAAGCCGGGAAGGCTTTAACTTGGCTGCAAAGATAGCCAAGATCAAGGAAACAATTGAGAAAACCCAGCAAAGTCAGAGTTTTTCTTCACCCGTGGCTGATACTCCCGAGGGTGATGAAGCTAATCCCGGTGAAGTGGCTATTCAACCCTCTTCTGCTCAAGCTGCCCATCTTGACCCTGATGATACCATTGCTGGTTCAGATTCTGCCCCTTAGTGAAAAGTTTTCCAAAAAATTTGAAGTGTGTTGTTTTTTATATTTGGTGGAAAGTTTTACCCCTGGTTCCATTTAGGGGTAGTGTTTTTTTGGAAATATCATACCCCTAGTCAGTTTTGAGGGTTTTGTTGAAGCAAATTAAGTTGAAACTAAGTTTATACTTAGTTTTAACTAAGTTATCAATATATTATAAAGTTTTTGCTCAACTTTTATGATACTTTCATTTTGAGTTTCTATTTTACTCTTTTAGTGGTCCACCCATGCCTTTTTCTTATAAGTTTGGGGTTTTAATTTTCACTTTAATTCTGATATGTGGATTTTTATTTTACCCTTTAACTTTTGCATTAAAAATGCTTTGTTGATTTCGTGACTTTTTGAATCAAGCACGAATAATAAAAGAGGACCCTTTTAT
This region includes:
- the LOC104218333 gene encoding protein IQ-DOMAIN 17 isoform X2, with protein sequence MGNKKERSSSSWLTAVKRAFRSPTKDPDKKKQNKRRDDNNQPMEVDEDEEEKKKEKRRWLFRKPTNLENGTTHQTTIKSENDDVSTPAAEGTDQRHAIAVAVATAAAAQAAVGTAQTTAEIARLVNPPVSRFYSSPIYAGDREHQAAIIIQTAFRGYLARRALKALKGLVKLQALVRGHNVRKQANMTLRCMQALVRVQARVLDQRFRQSQEGSRKSTFSDTSSMWNSQYLQDITDRKSMSRDGSSIPDDWDERPHTIEEVKAMLRKRKEAALKRERTLSDAFSQQTRRAGRNSSIGSESDFGEKHQWMDRWMAAKPWDNSRGRASTDQSIDPVKTVEMDTSQPYSYLAPNLRRSDERQQHQQHQRPSSPLHISYQNQSFQFPVTPSPSKTRPIQVRSASPRCPRDDRSNNGAQTPSLKPNSNYSFNGISHQRNRPTPGAAPIPNYMAATESALARIRSQSAPRQRPSTPERDRAGSAKKRLSFPVPDRYGNIPIGYGAGYEHSLRSPSFKSLNGVHFVYEQQSNYSSCCTESLGGEISPSSTSDLRRYLR
- the LOC104218333 gene encoding protein IQ-DOMAIN 17 isoform X1; the encoded protein is MGNKKERSSSSWLTAVKRAFRSPTKDPDKKKQNKRRDDNNQPMEVDEDEEEKKKEKRRWLFRKPTNLENGTTHQTTIKSENDDVSTPAAEGTDQRHAIAVAVATAAAAQAAVGTAQTTAEIARLVNPPVSRFYSSPIYAGDREHQAAIIIQTAFRGYLARRALKALKGLVKLQALVRGHNVRKQANMTLRCMQALVRVQARVLDQRFRQSQEGSRKSTFSDTSSMWNSQYLQDITDRKSMSRDGSSIPDDWDERPHTIEEVKAMLRKRKEAALKRERTLSDAFSQQTRRAGRNSSIGSESDFGEKHQWMDRWMAAKPWDNSRGRASTDQSIDPVKTVEMDTSQPYSYLAPNLRRSDERQQHQQHQRPSSPLHISYQNQSFQFPVTPSPSKTRPIQVRSASPRCPRDDRSNNGAQTPSLKPNSNYSFNGISHQRNRPTPGAAPIPNYMAATESALARIRSQSAPRQRPSTPERDRAGSAKKRLSFPVPDRYGNIPIGYGAGYEHSLRSPSFKSLNGVHFVYEQQSNYSSCCTESLGGEISPSSTSDLRRYLREPWSNGKVVRVTYRSRVLAVESASH